The following coding sequences lie in one Melopsittacus undulatus isolate bMelUnd1 chromosome 9, bMelUnd1.mat.Z, whole genome shotgun sequence genomic window:
- the UQCRC1 gene encoding cytochrome b-c1 complex subunit 1, mitochondrial: MAASSVCRAGGAAARALLRGARPPAAALTLTRNRGAATYAQTLQNVPETQVTTLENGLRVASEESSQPTCTVGVWIGVGSRYENEKNNGAGFFVEHLAFKGTKNRPGAAFEKEVESMGAHLNGYTSREQTAYYIKALAKDMPKAVELLADIVQNCALEDSQVEKERGVILQELKEIDSNMEAVTLDYLHATAFQGTPLAHTVEGTTDNIKHLTRADLASYVDNNFKAPRMVLAAAGGISHKELVDAAKQHFSGVPFKYKEDSVPVLPHCRFTGSEIRARDDGLPVAHIALAVEGPGWANPDNVVLNVANAIMGCYDRTFGGGKNQSSRLAALAVEHNLCHSFQTFNTSYSDTGLFGFHFVSDPLSVDDMMFCAQGEWMRLCTSTTDSEVERAKNYLRNAMVAQLDGTTPVCENIGSHLLNYGRRIPLEEWDARIAAVDASMVREVCSKYIYDKCPAIAAVGPIEQLLDYNRIRSGMYWVRF, from the exons ATGGCGGCTTCCTCGGTGTGCCGGGCCGGTGGTGCGGCCGCGCGGGCCCTGCTGCGGGGTGCGCGTCCCCCC GCAGCTGCGCTGACTCTGACAAGGAACCGAGGCGCGGCCACGTACGCTCAGACACTCCAGAACGTCCCCGAGACCCAGGTCACCACTCTGGAAAACGGCCTCCGGGTGGCTTCGGAGGAGTCCAGCCAGCCAACGTGCACG GTGGGTGTATGGATCGGGGTGGGCAGCCGCTATGAGAACGAGAAGAACAATGGGGCTGGTTTCTTTGTGGAGCATCTGGCCTTTAAG GGCACAAAGAATCGTCCTGGTGCTGCCTTTGAGAAGGAGGTGGAGAGCATGGGCGCTCACCTGAATGGGTACACCTCCCGTGAGCAGACTGCTTATTACATAAAGGCCTTGGCCAAGGACATGCCCAAAG CTGTCGAGCTTCTGGCTGACATCGTGCAGAACTGTGCCCTGGAGGACTCTCAGGTCGAGAAGGAACGTGGTGTCATCCTTCAGGAGCTGAAAGAAATAGACAGCAACATGGAAGCTGTTACTTTAGATTACCTGCACGCCACTGCTTTCCAGGGCACGCCGCTGGCGCACACTGTCGAGGGGACCACAGACAACATCAA GCATCTGACTCGAGCAGATCTAGCTTCATATGTTGATAATAACTTCAAGGCACCTCGTATGGTcctggcagctgctggag GTATTTCCCACAAAGAGCTGGTAGATGCAGCTAAGCAGCACTTCAGTGGGGTGCCTTTTAAGTACAAAGAGGATTCTGTGCCTGTCCTCCCGCACTGCCGCTTCACAGGGAGTGAG ATCCGTGCCAGAGATGATGGTCTGCCCGTTGCCCACATTGCTCTTGCTGTGGAGGGGCCAGGATGGGCTAATCCAGACAATGTTGTCCTCAATGTGGCCAATGCTATCATGGGATGCTATGACCGCACTTTTGGAGGTGGTAAG AATCAGTCCAGCAGGCTGGCTGCGCTTGCTGTGGAGCACAATCTGTGCCACAGTTTCCAGACGTTCAACACCTCTTACTCTGACACTGGCCTCTTCGGTTTCCATTTTGTTTCGGATCCCCTGTCCGTGGATGACATGATGTTTTGTGCTCAGGGGGAGTG GATGCGCCTGTGCACTAGTACCACGGACTCAGAGGTGGAAAGAGCCAAGAACTATCTCCGGAATGCCATGGTGGCTCAACTGGATG GGACTACACCAGTGTGTGAGAATATTGGAAGCCATCTCTTAAACTATGGACGCCGCATCCCTCTGGAGGAGTGGGATGCCAGGATTGCT GCCGTTGATGCAAGTATGGTGAGAGAGGTCTGCAGTAAATACATCTATGACAAATGCCCGGCCATTGCAGCAGTTG GTCCCATCGAACAGCTCTTGGATTACAACCGCATCCGCAGTGGCATGTACTGGGTCCGTTTCTAG
- the SLC26A6 gene encoding solute carrier family 26 member 6, with protein MEAEMVLSQRAPHGALSEADLEEVAPRTPPAKLSVRRCLQKNRCSASTAKSLLFRFLPVLRWLPRYPLKDWLLGDITSGFSVGIMHLPQGLAYALLAGLPPVTGLYSSFYPVFLYFFFGTSRHNSVGPFAVISVMIGSLTDSLLPSEDFLESINGSNMTVNEERRDAARVELVATITVLTGIFQVALGLLQFGFVVTYLSDPLVRGYTTAASVHVLISQLKNVFGVSLGEHSGPLSLFVTAIEICRKLPQTNVGTLVTAIIAMVVIYIVKELNHKFASKLPMPIPIELITIIISTGISYGVNLNAKFGISVVGDIPSGLKPPVVPNVSYFGQVVGNAFAIAVVGYAICISLGKIFALKHGYKVDSNQELIALGLSNFLGGFFQCFAISCSMSRSLVQESTGGNSQVAGVIASLVILVTILKIGELFRDLPKAILSAIIIINLHGMFKQFKDIRMLWKSNRVDLTVWIVTFMATLMLNLDIGLGASVAFGLLTVIFRTQLPHYSMLGRIPDTDVYRDVAQYQMAQEVPGVKIFHSSSTLYFANVELYAEALKKKSGINVDRLIEKKKKALKKLKKQQKKAEKEMAKRKKHMQDGHNGPAVAVIELSGEEDSAPPAPTLRTLGLPQPSFHTVILDFSPVSFVDTVSIKILKNIFRDFHEIEVDVLVASCPVPVLAQLERGNFFSSSITKHCFFPSVHAAAEHARREQRSAPVSASTHRPHPRPRDGWGPPREPRVPQQPDLSTRM; from the exons AtggaggcagagatggtgctgagcCAGCGGGCACCTCACGGGGCGCTGAGTGAGGCTGACCTGGAGGAGGTGGCACCGCGGACCCCCCCTGCCAAGCTCTCGGTGCGCCGCTGCCTCCAGAAGAACAG ATGCTCGGCCTCCACTGCCAAGTCCCTGCTGTTCCGCTTCCTGCCCGTGCTGCGCTGGCTGCCGCGGTACCCGCTCAAGGACTGGCTGCTGGGGGACATCACCTCGGGCTTCAGTGTGGGCATCATGCACCTGCCCCAGG GGCTGGCGTACGCGCTGCTGGCCGGGCTGCCCCCTGTCACTGGCCTCTATTCCTCCTTCTACCCCGTGTTCCTCTACTTCTTCTTCGGGACGTCCAGGCACAACTCCGTGG gcCCCTTTGCCGTCATCTCCGTCATGATCGGGAGCTTGACAGACTCCCTGCTGCCCAGCGAGGACTTCCTGGAGTCCATCAATGGCAGCAACATGACGGTCAATGAGGAGCGGCGGGACGCTGCGCGCGTGGAGCTGGTGGCCACCATCACCGTCCTGACGGGCATCTTCCAG GTGGCCCTGGGCCTCCTGCAGTTCGGCTTCGTGGTGACCTACCTCTCGGACCCGCTGGTGCGCGGCTACACCACCGCTGCCTCCGTGCACGTCCTCATCTCCCAGCTCAAGAACGTCTTCGGGGTGTCCCTGGGCGAGCACTCGGGGCCGCTCTCCCTGTTCGTG ACCGCCATCGAGATCTGCCGGAAGCTGCCACAGACCAACGTGGGCACCCTGGTGACCGCCATCATTGCCATGGTGGTCATCTACATTGTGAAAGAGCTCAACCACAAGTTTGCCTCCAAGCTGCCCATGCCCATCCCCATCGAGCTCATCACG ATAATCATCTCCACCGGCATCTCCTACGGAGTCAACCTGAACGCCAAGTTTGGTATCTCTGTGGTGGGCGACATCCCCAGCGg GTTGAAGCCGCCCGTGGTCCCTAATGTCAGCTACTTTGGGCAGGTGGTGGGCAACGCCTTCGCCATTGCTGTTGTGGGCTACGCCATCTGCATCTCCCTGGGCAAGATCTTTGCCCTGAAGCACGGCTACAAGGTGGACAGCAACCAG GAGCTGATCGCGCTGGGCTTAAGCAACTTCCTGGGGGGCTTCTTCCAGTGCTTTGCCATCAGCTGCTCCATGTCACGGAGCCTGGTACAGGAGAGCACAGGGGGCAACAGCCAG GTAGCTGGTGTCATCGCATCCCTGGTCATCCTGGTGACCATCCTGAAGATCGGAGAACTCTTCCGGGACCTGCCCAAG GCCATCTTGTCTGCTATCATCATCATCAACCTCCACGGCATGTTCAAGCAGTTCAAAGACATCCGCATGCTCTGGAAGTCCAACCGGGTGGACCTG actgTCTGGATCGTGACGTTCATGGCCACACTCATGCTGAACCTGGACATCGGGCTGGGGGCCTCGGTGGCCTTCGGGCTGCTCACCGTCATCTTCCGCACCCAGCT gCCCCACTACTCCATGCTGGGGCGCATCCCCGACACCGACGTCTACAGGGATGTGGCTCAATACCAGATG GCACAGGAGGTCCCTGGTGTGAAGATCTTCCACTCCTCCTCCACCCTCTACTTTGCCAACGTGGAGCTGTATGCTGAGGCCCTGAAGAAGAAG AGTGGCATCAACGTGGACCGCCTGAttgagaagaagaagaaggccctcaagaagctgaagaaacagcagaagaaagcagagaaggagatggcaaagaggaaaaag CACATGCAGGACGGGCACAACGGGCCGGCCGTTGCGGTGATCGAGCTGAGCGGGGAGGAGGACAGCGCCCCCCCCGCGCCCACCCTGCGCaccctggggctgccccagcccagcttccACACCGTCATCTTGGACTTCAGCCCCGTCAGCTTCGTGGACACCGTCTCCATCAAGATCTTGAAGAAC ATCTTCAGGGATTTCCATGAGATAGAAGTGGACGTCCTCGTTGCCAGCTGCCCGG TGCCTGTCCTCGCCCAGTTGGAGCGGGGCAACTTCTTCAGCTCATCCATCACCAAGCACTGCTTCTTCCCCTCGGTGCACGCCGCCGCGGAGCACGCCCGCAGGGAGCAGCGGTCAGCCCCGGTAAGCGCCAGCACTCACCGTCCCCATCCCCGTCCCCGTGACGGATGGGGGCCGCCACGTGAACCCCGTGTGCCCCAGCAGCCGGACCTCAGCACCAGGATGTAG